One segment of Anopheles stephensi strain Indian chromosome 3, UCI_ANSTEP_V1.0, whole genome shotgun sequence DNA contains the following:
- the LOC118511236 gene encoding proton-coupled amino acid transporter-like protein CG1139 isoform X1, with protein MEDFTPLINLQSARKMKNEREPLLGSAADGASNGSGLDPLAEHQRLLARPDLRSSPENMIVDASNDTDSLMAKEDPTYGSSSGEPYEPSMHRTLEHPTTNLDTMIHLLKGNIGTGILAMPDAFKHAGLYVGLFGTLLMGAICTHCMHMLVNCSHELCRRLQVPSLSFADVCQRAFESGPIGLRRYSKLATNLINMFLVITQLGFCCVYFVFVAANLREVIAHYFFDLHTRVYLLLLLIPMVLLNLVKNLKYLTPISLIAALLTVTGLSCTFYYMLQDLPNTHTVKPYATWAQLPLYFGTAIYAFEGIGMVLPLENNMKTPEDFGGWSGVLNTGMVIVACLYTAVGFFGYLKYGDSVKGSITLNLPGEEFIAQLVRIMMALAIFFSYSLQFFVPMSILSVHIRRRLHTEQSRLIGEYLTRVSLVVFTFILAAMIPNLGAVISLVGAVSSSTLALIFPPLIEIVTFWPDKLGRHYWVLWKDVAIMVFGILGFIFGTYTSVAQILNPDLV; from the exons AGCGCCCGCAAgatgaaaaacgaacgtgaaCCCTTGCTGGGCAGTGCGGCCGACGGCGCAAGCAACGGATCGGGTCTGGATCCTTTGGCCGAGCATCAGCGACTTCTCGCCCGGCCCGACCTTCGCAGTTCGCCCGAAAACATGATCGTCGACGCATCGAACGATACGGACAGCTTGATGGCCAAGGAAGACCCCACGTACGGGTCGTCGTCGGGCGAGCCGTACGAACCGTCGATGCACCGCACACTGGAACATCCGACCACGAACCTCGACACCATGATCCACCTGCTGAAGGGTAACATCGGCACCGGCATCCTCGCAATGCCGGACGCATTCAAGCACGCCGGGCTGTACGTCGGCCTGTTCGGGACCCTGCTTATGGGCGCAATCTGTACGCACTGTATGCACATGCTGGTGAACTGTTCGCACGAGCTGTGCCGGCGGCTGCAGGtaccctcgctaagctttgcCGACGTGTGTCAGCGTGCGTTCGAATCTGGCCCGATCGGGCTGCGGCGGTACTCGAAGCTGGCCACCAATCTGATCAACATGTTTCTGGTCATCACGCAGCTGGGGTTCTGCTGCGTGTACTTTGTGTTTGTGGCGGCCAATTTGCGCGAAGTCATCGCGCACTATTTCTTCGATCTGCACACGCGTGtgtatctgctgctgctgcttattcCGATGGTGCTGCTAAATTTGGTGAAGAATTTAAAGTACCTTACACCGATCTCGTTGATTGCCGCGTTACTGACGGTTACGG GACTTTCCTGTACCTTCTACTACATGCTGCAGGATCTGCCCAACACGCATACCGTCAAGCCGTACGCCACGTGGGCCCAGCTACCGCTCTACTTCGGTACAGCGATCTACGCGTTCGAGGGCATCGGCATGGTACTGCCGCTGGAGAACAACATGAAAACACCGGAAGACTTTGGCGGCTGGTCGGGCGTGCTGAACACCGGCATGGTAATTGTCGCCTGCCTGTACACCGCCGTCGGTTTCTTCGGTTATCTGAAGTACGGTGATTCGGTTAAGGGCAGCATTACGCTCAATCTTCCCGGCGAGGAATT TATTGCACAGCTGGTGCGCATCATGATGGCACTCGCCATCTTTTTCTCCTACTCGCTACAATTCTTCGTGCCGATGTCGATACTGAGCGTGCACATCAGGCGACGGCTGCACACGGAACAGTCGCGACTGATCGGTGAATATCTAACCCGGGTTTCGCTCGTCGTCTTTACCTTCATACTGGCCGCCATGATACCGAACCTCGGGGCCGTCATTTCACTCGTTGGAGCGGTCAGCAGCTCTACGCTGGCCCTTATCTTTCCGCCACTGATTGAAATCGTTACCTTCTGGCCGGACAAGCTGGGAAGGCACTATTGGGTGCTGTGGAAGGATGTGGCCATTATGGTGTTTGGCATACTGGGATTTATCTTCGGCACGTACACCAGCGTGGCACAAATATTGAACCCGGATTTGGTTTAA
- the LOC118511236 gene encoding proton-coupled amino acid transporter-like protein CG1139 isoform X2 encodes MKNEREPLLGSAADGASNGSGLDPLAEHQRLLARPDLRSSPENMIVDASNDTDSLMAKEDPTYGSSSGEPYEPSMHRTLEHPTTNLDTMIHLLKGNIGTGILAMPDAFKHAGLYVGLFGTLLMGAICTHCMHMLVNCSHELCRRLQVPSLSFADVCQRAFESGPIGLRRYSKLATNLINMFLVITQLGFCCVYFVFVAANLREVIAHYFFDLHTRVYLLLLLIPMVLLNLVKNLKYLTPISLIAALLTVTGLSCTFYYMLQDLPNTHTVKPYATWAQLPLYFGTAIYAFEGIGMVLPLENNMKTPEDFGGWSGVLNTGMVIVACLYTAVGFFGYLKYGDSVKGSITLNLPGEEFIAQLVRIMMALAIFFSYSLQFFVPMSILSVHIRRRLHTEQSRLIGEYLTRVSLVVFTFILAAMIPNLGAVISLVGAVSSSTLALIFPPLIEIVTFWPDKLGRHYWVLWKDVAIMVFGILGFIFGTYTSVAQILNPDLV; translated from the exons atgaaaaacgaacgtgaaCCCTTGCTGGGCAGTGCGGCCGACGGCGCAAGCAACGGATCGGGTCTGGATCCTTTGGCCGAGCATCAGCGACTTCTCGCCCGGCCCGACCTTCGCAGTTCGCCCGAAAACATGATCGTCGACGCATCGAACGATACGGACAGCTTGATGGCCAAGGAAGACCCCACGTACGGGTCGTCGTCGGGCGAGCCGTACGAACCGTCGATGCACCGCACACTGGAACATCCGACCACGAACCTCGACACCATGATCCACCTGCTGAAGGGTAACATCGGCACCGGCATCCTCGCAATGCCGGACGCATTCAAGCACGCCGGGCTGTACGTCGGCCTGTTCGGGACCCTGCTTATGGGCGCAATCTGTACGCACTGTATGCACATGCTGGTGAACTGTTCGCACGAGCTGTGCCGGCGGCTGCAGGtaccctcgctaagctttgcCGACGTGTGTCAGCGTGCGTTCGAATCTGGCCCGATCGGGCTGCGGCGGTACTCGAAGCTGGCCACCAATCTGATCAACATGTTTCTGGTCATCACGCAGCTGGGGTTCTGCTGCGTGTACTTTGTGTTTGTGGCGGCCAATTTGCGCGAAGTCATCGCGCACTATTTCTTCGATCTGCACACGCGTGtgtatctgctgctgctgcttattcCGATGGTGCTGCTAAATTTGGTGAAGAATTTAAAGTACCTTACACCGATCTCGTTGATTGCCGCGTTACTGACGGTTACGG GACTTTCCTGTACCTTCTACTACATGCTGCAGGATCTGCCCAACACGCATACCGTCAAGCCGTACGCCACGTGGGCCCAGCTACCGCTCTACTTCGGTACAGCGATCTACGCGTTCGAGGGCATCGGCATGGTACTGCCGCTGGAGAACAACATGAAAACACCGGAAGACTTTGGCGGCTGGTCGGGCGTGCTGAACACCGGCATGGTAATTGTCGCCTGCCTGTACACCGCCGTCGGTTTCTTCGGTTATCTGAAGTACGGTGATTCGGTTAAGGGCAGCATTACGCTCAATCTTCCCGGCGAGGAATT TATTGCACAGCTGGTGCGCATCATGATGGCACTCGCCATCTTTTTCTCCTACTCGCTACAATTCTTCGTGCCGATGTCGATACTGAGCGTGCACATCAGGCGACGGCTGCACACGGAACAGTCGCGACTGATCGGTGAATATCTAACCCGGGTTTCGCTCGTCGTCTTTACCTTCATACTGGCCGCCATGATACCGAACCTCGGGGCCGTCATTTCACTCGTTGGAGCGGTCAGCAGCTCTACGCTGGCCCTTATCTTTCCGCCACTGATTGAAATCGTTACCTTCTGGCCGGACAAGCTGGGAAGGCACTATTGGGTGCTGTGGAAGGATGTGGCCATTATGGTGTTTGGCATACTGGGATTTATCTTCGGCACGTACACCAGCGTGGCACAAATATTGAACCCGGATTTGGTTTAA